Proteins from one Nicotiana tabacum cultivar K326 chromosome 23, ASM71507v2, whole genome shotgun sequence genomic window:
- the LOC142177147 gene encoding uncharacterized protein LOC142177147, translating to MELVSAMRNIKEVRFPRPMRSDPSQRDFNIWCEYHRTNGHRTRDCRHLLGEVAMLLKNVHLRDKNNYGRNWDNAEPSNIGEDPPRQTINMIFGGNDINGLTFSEAKKTKVSVTHSKRPREVAEDDITFTEEDADGLLLPHNDALVISLNVLDFKIKRVFVDPGSSANIIQWRVLEQAKLIGSNISATKLLTGFNLEV from the coding sequence ATGGAGCTGGTATCGGCGATGAGGAACATCAAGGAAGTGCGGTTCCCGAGGCCAATGAGATCTGATCCCAGCCAAAGGGATTTTAATATATGGTGCGAGTACCATAGAACTAACGGTCACCGGACTAGGGACTGCCGACATCTTCTCGGGGAGGTGGCGATGTTGTTGAAAAATGTCCATCTCCGGGATAAAAATAATTATGGCCGCAACTGGGATAACGCAGAGCCCTCAAATATAGGTGAAGACCCTCCCCGACAAACCATCAACATGATTTTTGGGGGAAATGATATCAACGGTCTGACCTTCTCGGAAGCAAAAAAGACAAAGGTGTCAGTGACTCATAGTAAGAGACCCCGGGAAGTCGCCGAGGATGACATCACATTCACAGAAGAGGATGCCGATGGACTTTTACTACCACACAACGATGCCTTGGTAATCtctcttaatgttttagattttaaaattaagcgtgttttTGTGGACCCAGGAAGTTCAGCCAATATCATTCAATGGAGAGTGTTGGAGCAAGCCAAGCTAATCGGAAGCAACATTTCGGCCACAAAGCTCCTCACCGGGTTTAACTTGGAAGTGTGA